In Astyanax mexicanus isolate ESR-SI-001 chromosome 5, AstMex3_surface, whole genome shotgun sequence, a single window of DNA contains:
- the inka1b gene encoding PAK4-inhibitor inka2, with protein MLCVRSSGDCFRDQMCYMMRSLQDLKQIREPADPPCRSYAVTRACLRREQQRREHLSRQQIAQSSDAGTYDSACCLASPLEEEEDEEEEEDGVGHLPRGSPCSVKSLDFDSGYSEASWQDEGVVLRRTRNVRVSSSACVRTNRARVRPKSTSDACLERWTSFEASEPEDWTTSLLTRGRNRQPLVLGDNSFADLIKNWMDLPECPDSTEFKPNHSRKLAKDFLVNMRRKIAGMSKGTEGRGKVVEPCSKRMSCPVGFQTPKPFFHQSHTGLHQLETDFYQFSALMKTGSRQPIICNDIIGYI; from the exons ATG CTTTGTGTACGCAGTTCTGGTGACTGCTTCCGGGACCAGATGTGCTACATGATGCGCTCGCTGCAGGACCTGAAGCAGATACGGGAGCCCGCCGATCCCCCCTGCCGCTCGTACGCCGTGACCCGAGCCTGCCTCCGCCGCGAGCAGCAGCGGCGTGAGCACCTGAGCCGCCAGCAGATCGCCCAGTCCAGCGACGCCGGCACCTACGACTCGGCCTGCTGCCTGGCGAGTCctctggaggaagaggaggacgaggaggaggaagaggacggCGTCGGCCATCTTCCCCGCGGATCTCCCTGCAGCGTGAAGAGCCTGGACTTCGATTCGGGGTATTCGGAAGCGTCGTGGCAGGACGAGGGCGTGGTGCTGCGCAGGACCAGGAACGTCCGGGTCTCGTCCTCCGCCTGCGTCCGCACCAACCGCGCCCGCGTCCGCCCCAAGTCCACATCAGACGCCTGCCTGGAGCGATGGACTTCCTTTGAAGCCAGCGAACCAGAAGACTGGACCACGTCCCTGCTCACCAGGGGACGCAACCGGCAACCTCTGGTTCTGGGGGACAACAGCTTCGCAGACCTCATCAAAAACTGGATGGACCTTCCAGAGTGTCCAGATTCCACCGAGTTCAAGCCCAACCACAGTCGCAAACTCGCCAAAGACTTCCTGGTGAACATGAGGCGTAAAATCGCCGGCATGTCGAAGGGAACGGAGGGACGGGGGAAGGTGGTGGAGCCCTGCTCAAAGCGAATGTCCTGTCCTGTAGGGTTTCAGACTCCAAAGCCCTTCTTCCACCAATCACACACCGGCCTGCACCAGCTGGAGACGGACTTCTACCAGTTCAGTGCTCTGATGAAGACGGGGAGCCGACAGCCCATAATATGCAATGACATCATTGGATACATCTAA